The proteins below come from a single Treponema phagedenis genomic window:
- the priA gene encoding replication restart helicase PriA, whose protein sequence is MAQWLELIFNIPVYQSFTYKNLDEYKFESLKGRRAAVKFGSRNLIGFIIDEFDSLPAHFPVEEKDIKTVSRIVDKEALFGQEQIALAQWIAGFYLCSVGETLSAMLPSGRREASFENMSLDVQDFSASSLRLSEEQQRAITEITACKGSGFFYLYGVTGSGKTEVFLQAAEAVIREGKSVIYLVPEIALTHQVIDSVMERFGNIAAVLHSGLTVTKRFSEWMRIKRGDAKIVVGARSAIFAPVQKLGLIIIDEEHDGSYKSGSVPRYHARQVAMHLCVKESCALVMGSATPSVEAWHAMQEGKIRKLTLTKRLSGGAMPEIEVVPLYGEKTLLSERLIEAVRKVKEEGKQSILFLNRRGFSRFFYCRTCGFQLLCKHCSVPLTWHKKQGVMKCHYCGMQTEPPQVCPECGSLDVGYAGIGTEYVEEEVARNFPQCSIRRVDTDSVKPQELKKIITEFKNAEIDILLGTQMVAKGLNFPSVKLVGIALADTGLQMPDFRAAERSFALITQVAGRAGRYIPDGKVIVQTFAPGHPAIVCAVRADSEGFYAQELAQREALHFPPFARLARLVFRSKDEQKAAAAAEGAAKILGTLLSPEAELLGPAECMLSLIAGNYRRQLILRAKQIQPLQKALRQFVQGYKVMSGVYIEIDIDPMNLM, encoded by the coding sequence ATGGCACAGTGGCTTGAACTTATTTTTAATATTCCGGTGTATCAGTCTTTTACGTATAAAAATCTTGACGAATATAAATTCGAGAGTTTGAAAGGAAGGCGCGCGGCGGTTAAATTCGGCTCAAGGAATTTGATCGGGTTTATCATTGATGAATTTGATTCGCTGCCTGCCCATTTTCCGGTTGAAGAAAAAGATATAAAAACGGTTAGCAGAATTGTGGATAAGGAAGCGCTTTTCGGACAAGAGCAAATAGCGCTTGCGCAATGGATTGCCGGGTTTTATCTTTGCTCAGTCGGCGAAACGCTTTCTGCCATGTTGCCGTCGGGCAGACGCGAAGCCTCATTCGAGAATATGAGTCTTGATGTGCAGGATTTCAGCGCTTCTTCGTTGCGGCTTTCGGAGGAGCAGCAGCGGGCAATTACCGAGATTACCGCATGCAAGGGCAGCGGTTTTTTTTATCTTTATGGGGTAACCGGTTCGGGCAAAACCGAGGTATTTTTGCAAGCCGCTGAGGCGGTTATCCGCGAAGGAAAATCGGTTATTTATTTGGTGCCGGAAATTGCTTTAACGCATCAGGTAATCGATTCGGTTATGGAGCGGTTCGGAAATATTGCGGCGGTGTTGCATTCGGGCTTAACGGTAACCAAACGTTTCAGCGAATGGATGCGGATTAAGCGCGGGGATGCAAAAATTGTGGTGGGCGCACGAAGTGCTATCTTTGCACCGGTGCAAAAACTCGGGCTCATAATTATTGATGAGGAGCATGACGGCTCATATAAATCAGGTTCGGTACCGCGGTATCATGCACGGCAGGTTGCCATGCATCTTTGTGTAAAAGAGTCCTGTGCGCTGGTAATGGGTTCTGCAACGCCTTCAGTAGAAGCATGGCACGCAATGCAAGAAGGAAAAATCCGAAAACTCACGCTGACCAAGCGGCTTTCAGGCGGAGCCATGCCCGAAATTGAGGTGGTTCCGCTCTACGGGGAAAAGACATTGCTTTCCGAGCGGCTTATCGAAGCGGTTCGCAAAGTAAAAGAGGAGGGGAAACAAAGCATTCTCTTTTTAAATCGGCGCGGCTTTTCCCGCTTTTTTTATTGCAGAACCTGCGGTTTTCAGCTTTTGTGTAAGCATTGTTCCGTTCCGCTCACCTGGCATAAAAAACAGGGCGTGATGAAATGTCATTATTGCGGTATGCAGACGGAGCCGCCTCAGGTTTGTCCTGAATGCGGTTCGCTGGATGTCGGGTATGCCGGAATCGGTACCGAGTATGTTGAAGAAGAGGTTGCAAGAAATTTTCCGCAATGCAGTATCAGGCGGGTAGACACCGATTCGGTTAAGCCGCAGGAACTAAAAAAAATTATCACCGAATTTAAAAATGCCGAAATTGATATCCTGCTCGGCACACAGATGGTGGCAAAGGGGTTAAACTTTCCTTCGGTTAAGCTGGTGGGAATTGCCCTTGCAGATACCGGACTTCAAATGCCGGATTTTCGGGCTGCCGAGCGCAGCTTTGCCCTCATTACGCAGGTTGCGGGAAGGGCGGGGCGCTATATTCCCGACGGCAAGGTGATTGTGCAAACCTTTGCCCCCGGTCATCCGGCAATTGTTTGCGCCGTCCGTGCCGACAGTGAGGGCTTTTACGCCCAAGAACTTGCACAGCGGGAGGCTCTTCACTTTCCGCCCTTTGCACGGCTTGCGCGGTTGGTATTCCGCAGTAAGGATGAACAAAAAGCCGCTGCCGCCGCCGAAGGTGCCGCAAAAATCCTTGGCACCTTGTTGTCGCCCGAAGCGGAACTGCTCGGTCCCGCTGAATGTATGCTTTCTCTTATTGCGGGCAATTACCGCCGCCAGCTCATCCTGCGCGCAAAACAAATTCAACCTTTGCAAAAAGCCCTCCGGCAATTTGTACAAGGCTACAAAGTAATGTCGGGCGTGTATATCGAAATAGATATTGATCCGATGAATCTTATGTGA
- a CDS encoding ABC transporter permease, which translates to MIKVPFLFALRFLGIGSGRSESNARKSLFGAVLGIGVSIIPLVIVLVVSDGMISGITSRMIELGSGHLQFVDLRPSTNYKNPQESYNQLQNNYATFKENCSNEYITGAWMQVNGNGIVIGKNGRKGGNIRAVSDNFFTENQAASQLLTVVAGSLEFTEKNSILLGKKIAEDLGITAGDSCRILTLFPSPTGKSIPKLFVGKVSGVISSGYQELDALWVFMPLETGMKILSPDAALASILVQTKDPFDQAAMQEIIQTGMSNLPRGYSPFSWQDMNRSQFHSFQTSKNILLFIMFLIVLVASANISSALVMLIMERRKEIAILKATGTKPETIIFSFLLAGLATGLGGLAIGMPIGITLSIHINEVFKYIEKTINALNMLLALSMGQSTATGEIHLLDPAYYLEYIPIVLNLNELYLIVSGTLILSVTVCMIPSIRAGKEKPIDIMRKL; encoded by the coding sequence ATGATAAAAGTTCCCTTTTTATTTGCGCTAAGATTTTTAGGAATCGGTTCAGGGCGCTCCGAATCAAATGCACGCAAAAGTCTTTTCGGTGCAGTATTGGGAATCGGTGTCAGTATTATCCCGCTTGTTATCGTTCTTGTTGTTTCCGACGGAATGATTTCCGGCATTACTTCACGAATGATTGAGCTTGGTTCAGGACATTTACAGTTTGTTGATTTACGCCCTTCAACAAACTATAAAAATCCGCAAGAAAGCTATAATCAATTACAGAATAATTATGCAACCTTTAAAGAAAACTGCTCAAATGAATATATAACCGGCGCGTGGATGCAAGTGAACGGCAACGGAATTGTCATCGGTAAAAACGGCAGAAAGGGAGGTAATATCCGTGCCGTATCGGATAATTTTTTTACCGAGAATCAGGCAGCCTCTCAATTACTGACAGTTGTTGCTGGCTCTTTAGAATTTACGGAAAAAAACTCAATTTTACTGGGTAAAAAAATTGCGGAAGACCTCGGCATTACGGCAGGTGATTCATGCAGAATCCTTACGCTTTTCCCCTCTCCTACAGGCAAAAGTATCCCGAAACTTTTTGTCGGAAAAGTTTCGGGAGTTATTTCTTCAGGATATCAGGAACTTGATGCGCTTTGGGTTTTTATGCCATTAGAAACGGGAATGAAAATTCTTTCTCCTGATGCAGCCCTTGCCTCTATTCTGGTGCAAACAAAAGATCCCTTTGATCAGGCTGCTATGCAAGAGATAATACAAACAGGTATGAGTAACCTTCCGAGAGGATATTCTCCATTCAGCTGGCAAGATATGAATCGATCTCAATTTCATTCTTTTCAAACTTCAAAAAATATTCTACTTTTTATCATGTTTTTAATCGTACTTGTTGCCTCTGCAAATATCTCATCCGCTCTCGTTATGCTTATTATGGAAAGACGAAAAGAGATTGCAATATTGAAAGCAACCGGCACAAAACCTGAAACCATTATTTTTTCATTTTTACTTGCAGGTTTGGCAACCGGCTTAGGCGGACTTGCGATCGGCATGCCGATTGGTATTACTCTTTCAATACATATCAACGAGGTTTTTAAATATATCGAAAAAACCATCAATGCACTTAATATGCTTTTAGCACTGAGTATGGGACAGTCGACAGCAACCGGCGAAATTCATCTACTTGATCCTGCCTATTATCTTGAGTATATTCCTATTGTATTAAACTTAAACGAATTGTATCTTATCGTTTCCGGAACATTGATTTTATCGGTTACTGTTTGTATGATACCATCAATACGGGCAGGTAAAGAAAAACCGATTGATATTATGAGGAAGTTATGA
- a CDS encoding NAD-dependent epimerase/dehydratase family protein, producing the protein MKKTVLITGASGSMGSAALKQIAETNKYNITILLREKKTNIKLAKVLKKRYREVLNVIFGDLSDFNTCEKCVRNADYIIHCAAIIPPAADHNPSQTYKSNFLATVNLINAAKASPKSAEVKFINIGTVAQYGNRTFKHPWIRTGDPLLPSPLDFYGATKTMAEREVIESGLKFWVSLRQSGVLYEKIMLNNMSDGIVFHTPWNTAIEWATAEMSGLLLKNILEKSDTETLSSEFWKKVYNIGNGKFARVTGFETLNRGFTMMGCSVKDIFKPNWNPPRNFHCGWFYDSKVLNEYLDFQHEGFEDFFLKLEKKFWYFKLGKPFRFLIRKLMIEPLLKTTNAPMYWIQSKDEKKIRAFFGSVEAFKKIPETWDEYNLLCENKNPQTGEYLDYEKIKDESLAGNLLLDHGYDETKPESSLDIKDIKKAAVFRGGKCLSSSMSVGDLYTPLKWECSCGHTFTATPYLVLKAGHWCPDCAAPPWNFDKLAKHSKFYAQVWYDDHDLDENNFYEKIVF; encoded by the coding sequence ATGAAAAAGACAGTTTTAATTACCGGAGCATCAGGTTCAATGGGGTCTGCCGCTCTAAAGCAAATTGCGGAAACAAATAAGTATAATATAACGATTCTCTTACGAGAAAAAAAAACTAATATAAAACTTGCAAAAGTTTTAAAAAAAAGATACAGGGAAGTCTTAAACGTAATTTTCGGAGACTTGTCCGATTTTAATACTTGCGAAAAATGCGTACGGAATGCGGACTACATAATTCACTGTGCGGCAATTATTCCTCCGGCGGCGGATCATAATCCGAGTCAAACATATAAGTCAAATTTTTTGGCAACGGTAAATTTAATCAATGCCGCAAAAGCATCTCCAAAAAGTGCGGAAGTAAAATTTATTAATATAGGAACGGTAGCCCAATACGGCAACAGAACATTTAAGCATCCGTGGATTCGCACAGGAGATCCGCTACTGCCTTCACCGCTTGATTTTTACGGGGCGACAAAGACAATGGCTGAACGAGAAGTTATTGAATCCGGATTAAAATTTTGGGTATCGCTTCGTCAATCCGGCGTTTTATACGAAAAAATTATGCTGAATAATATGAGTGACGGGATTGTGTTTCATACACCATGGAATACGGCAATTGAATGGGCAACTGCGGAGATGAGTGGGCTTTTATTAAAAAATATTTTAGAAAAATCCGACACTGAAACTCTTTCATCGGAATTCTGGAAAAAAGTTTATAATATCGGTAACGGAAAATTTGCGAGGGTTACAGGTTTTGAAACTCTTAACCGAGGTTTTACCATGATGGGGTGTAGTGTAAAAGATATTTTTAAACCGAATTGGAATCCGCCACGCAATTTTCATTGCGGGTGGTTTTATGATTCAAAAGTTTTAAATGAATATCTTGATTTTCAACATGAAGGCTTTGAAGATTTTTTTTTAAAATTAGAAAAAAAATTTTGGTATTTTAAACTGGGAAAACCCTTTCGCTTTTTGATTCGCAAACTGATGATAGAACCGCTTTTAAAAACCACCAATGCCCCGATGTACTGGATTCAAAGCAAGGATGAAAAAAAGATACGGGCTTTTTTCGGTTCCGTTGAAGCGTTTAAAAAAATACCCGAAACTTGGGATGAATATAATCTTTTATGCGAAAACAAAAATCCGCAAACCGGTGAATACTTGGACTACGAAAAAATTAAAGATGAAAGCCTTGCAGGTAATTTACTTTTAGACCATGGATATGACGAAACAAAGCCAGAAAGCAGTCTCGATATAAAAGATATAAAAAAAGCAGCAGTATTCCGCGGTGGTAAATGTTTAAGCTCATCGATGTCCGTGGGCGACTTATATACACCGCTTAAATGGGAGTGCTCTTGCGGACACACGTTTACCGCGACGCCGTATCTTGTACTGAAAGCGGGACATTGGTGTCCGGATTGCGCCGCTCCCCCATGGAATTTCGATAAACTTGCAAAACACAGTAAGTTTTATGCACAAGTTTGGTACGACGATCACGACTTGGACGAAAATAATTTTTACGAAAAAATTGTTTTCTAG
- the ftsY gene encoding signal recognition particle-docking protein FtsY yields the protein MTKRRFSEGLKRLFGMHINLDDSFFENLTDSLVEGDVGAKTAFDIETLLRQECKKQKAETKDDIIRILTGILTPLIKTVTFMPEEKKTSVYLILGVNGVGKTTSIAKIANYYNKILTMPIVLAAADTFRAAAIEQLQYHGKALGLRVVAHQHGGDPGAVVFDAAEAIKAQGGGLVLADTAGRLHTKENLIRELGKIDKIAESKADTGCYKKILVLDATTGQNAFRQAEAFHEAISIDAIMLTKYDSTAKGGNAITISKELNIPMLFIGTGEQYSDIAPFDTKEFIKEFIGRD from the coding sequence ATGACAAAAAGACGTTTTTCTGAAGGCTTAAAGCGCTTATTCGGAATGCATATCAACCTTGATGATTCATTTTTTGAAAATCTTACAGACTCTCTTGTTGAAGGAGATGTCGGAGCAAAAACAGCATTTGATATTGAAACATTATTGCGACAAGAGTGTAAAAAACAAAAAGCGGAAACCAAAGATGATATCATTCGTATACTTACCGGTATTTTAACTCCTTTGATCAAAACCGTAACCTTTATGCCTGAAGAAAAGAAAACCTCCGTGTATTTAATACTGGGTGTAAACGGTGTAGGAAAAACAACCAGTATTGCAAAAATAGCGAATTATTATAATAAAATTTTGACTATGCCGATTGTTCTCGCTGCTGCGGACACCTTTCGAGCAGCGGCAATTGAGCAATTACAATATCACGGGAAGGCGCTTGGTTTGCGCGTAGTAGCGCATCAACACGGCGGAGATCCGGGAGCAGTTGTATTTGATGCGGCAGAAGCAATAAAAGCTCAAGGCGGCGGGCTGGTACTTGCCGATACCGCCGGCAGACTTCATACAAAAGAAAACCTTATACGAGAATTAGGCAAGATTGATAAAATTGCAGAATCAAAAGCGGATACAGGCTGCTATAAAAAAATTCTTGTACTTGACGCAACAACCGGACAAAACGCATTCCGGCAAGCGGAAGCGTTTCATGAAGCTATCTCTATTGATGCAATCATGCTGACAAAATATGATTCGACGGCAAAAGGCGGTAATGCCATTACCATTAGTAAAGAACTCAATATTCCCATGCTCTTTATCGGAACGGGAGAACAGTATTCCGATATTGCCCCATTCGACACAAAAGAGTTTATCAAGGAATTTATTGGAAGAGATTAA
- the prfB gene encoding peptide chain release factor 2 (programmed frameshift): MLLEEYKSKISELRAQVAEIWRHLDSDTIYEKIKEKEDFSASEGFWNDTAKAEKVMSELKVLRSRVEPWRELQTDIEDLQALYDLAEEAEDEQMTDEIDSVYQKLSERFEKLNVLHLLSGEVDANDAFLTIHAGAGGTEACDWAQMLTRMYLRWAERNDYKTETLDMLEADGGIKSITLKVSGEYAFGFLKGENGIHRLVRISPFDSNARRHTSFTSVYVFPVLDDTIEVEIRPEDLRVDTYRAGGAGGQHVNKTDSAVRLTHLPTGIVVACQNERSQISNRATAMAILKARLYEYYREEKEKDNQKFAAEKKDISWGNQIRSYVFQPYTMVKDHRTKYETGNIQAVMDGDIDGFMEEYLQKNVLEASADEDDFI, encoded by the exons ATGCTTTTAGAAGAATATAAATCAAAAATAAGTGAATTAAGGGCACAGGTAGCTGAAATTTGGAGGCATCTT GACTCCGATACTATCTATGAAAAAATAAAAGAGAAAGAAGATTTTTCCGCATCAGAGGGATTCTGGAATGATACCGCAAAAGCGGAAAAAGTCATGAGTGAATTGAAAGTTTTGCGCTCTCGTGTAGAACCATGGCGTGAACTTCAAACCGATATTGAGGATCTGCAAGCTTTATATGATTTAGCGGAAGAAGCCGAAGATGAGCAGATGACGGATGAAATTGATTCGGTATATCAAAAACTTTCCGAACGTTTTGAAAAATTGAATGTATTGCACCTTCTTTCCGGAGAGGTTGATGCAAATGATGCCTTTCTTACCATCCATGCAGGTGCAGGCGGCACAGAGGCTTGTGACTGGGCGCAAATGCTTACCAGAATGTATTTGCGGTGGGCAGAGCGTAACGATTATAAAACAGAAACACTTGATATGCTTGAAGCTGACGGCGGTATTAAATCAATCACCTTAAAAGTGAGCGGTGAATATGCCTTCGGTTTTTTAAAAGGAGAAAACGGCATTCATCGGTTGGTCAGAATTAGTCCCTTTGATTCAAATGCCAGACGACATACCTCATTTACTTCAGTTTATGTATTCCCTGTTTTAGATGACACCATTGAGGTTGAAATCCGTCCAGAAGATTTACGGGTTGATACATATCGAGCGGGCGGCGCCGGTGGACAGCATGTTAATAAAACAGATTCAGCGGTTCGTTTAACGCATCTTCCGACAGGGATTGTGGTTGCCTGTCAAAATGAGCGCAGTCAAATAAGTAACCGCGCAACTGCAATGGCAATTTTAAAAGCACGGTTGTACGAATACTATCGAGAAGAAAAAGAAAAGGATAATCAAAAATTTGCAGCGGAAAAAAAAGACATTTCCTGGGGCAATCAAATCCGCTCATATGTATTTCAGCCCTATACAATGGTAAAAGACCACCGTACAAAATATGAGACGGGAAATATTCAGGCGGTTATGGACGGCGATATTGACGGTTTTATGGAAGAGTATTTACAGAAAAACGTATTGGAAGCTTCAGCCGATGAGGATGATTTTATATGA
- a CDS encoding FtsX-like permease family protein: MKLKSFQWIYFILKRFNAADTRGRSAITGIFSIAGISLGVTALIVILSVMNGFQMGFIDAILQVSSAHLRLSGAKTDIEHAEKFGGYVSFYRFSEAQTLMEGNFSRQQGALLRAVPTDLRAKDSGFNEIVKIMSGTFDLEKKNTVVLGYELARQLSIKTGDIITVLAVSGSSDTNIFPENNQLLVTGTFKTGYYEIDASFAFVSLETGTIICGESETYNAAVKLENPEHDSKYLHSLQKTIPSLHAESWRTYNRAFFGALRIEKNMMMLLVILIFLVVTVNIYNGMRRSIYERREEIAVLASLGARIQDIRFLFMCNGFTIGLIGGIIGLLLGLLLSAQINEVFFLIEVSINIIIHFIGSLVSNITEMPFAIFSPEYFYNVETIPVRIFFKETVFIFLFGVFSASSAAWFAARKILTLKPAEVLRYE, translated from the coding sequence ATGAAACTAAAATCGTTCCAATGGATTTATTTTATACTAAAACGATTTAATGCCGCTGACACCCGTGGTCGATCGGCAATCACCGGTATTTTTTCTATTGCGGGGATATCTCTCGGAGTAACCGCCTTAATTGTTATTTTATCAGTGATGAACGGCTTTCAGATGGGCTTTATTGATGCGATATTACAAGTAAGTTCCGCCCACCTGCGTCTTTCAGGGGCAAAGACGGATATTGAGCACGCGGAAAAATTCGGAGGGTATGTTTCCTTTTACCGTTTTTCAGAAGCGCAAACACTCATGGAAGGAAACTTTTCCCGACAACAGGGAGCGCTGTTGCGTGCGGTACCGACCGATCTGCGTGCAAAAGATTCAGGCTTTAATGAGATTGTAAAAATAATGTCGGGAACATTTGATCTTGAGAAAAAAAACACTGTGGTGCTTGGCTATGAACTTGCACGGCAGCTTTCTATCAAAACAGGAGACATTATAACAGTACTTGCCGTTTCAGGCTCTTCGGATACAAATATATTTCCCGAAAATAATCAGCTGCTGGTTACCGGCACTTTTAAAACCGGTTATTATGAAATTGATGCAAGCTTTGCCTTTGTATCTCTCGAAACAGGCACAATAATATGCGGTGAGTCCGAGACATACAATGCAGCAGTAAAACTTGAAAATCCTGAACATGATTCAAAGTATCTACATAGTTTACAAAAAACGATTCCTTCGCTGCATGCGGAATCTTGGAGAACCTATAACAGGGCTTTTTTTGGTGCCTTACGAATAGAAAAAAACATGATGATGCTCTTGGTTATTTTGATTTTCTTGGTAGTTACCGTAAATATTTATAACGGTATGCGGCGCTCTATTTATGAACGAAGAGAAGAAATTGCCGTATTAGCCTCACTCGGTGCAAGAATACAAGATATTCGTTTTTTGTTTATGTGTAACGGATTTACAATTGGCTTAATAGGCGGCATTATCGGATTATTATTAGGGCTACTGCTTTCCGCACAAATAAATGAAGTGTTTTTTTTAATAGAAGTCAGTATCAATATAATCATTCATTTTATCGGATCCCTTGTTTCGAACATCACTGAAATGCCTTTTGCTATTTTCAGTCCTGAATATTTTTATAATGTGGAAACTATTCCGGTACGAATCTTTTTTAAAGAAACAGTTTTTATTTTTTTATTTGGAGTGTTTTCCGCTTCATCGGCAGCATGGTTTGCCGCAAGAAAAATCCTTACATTAAAACCCGCGGAGGTATTGCGCTATGAATAA
- a CDS encoding UvrB/UvrC motif-containing protein has protein sequence MMKCKLCGTEGAEVFVQQIVQNKIKEMYICRDCAEKYGLYAKDNSNIDKAISHIFSHEEILNKENSAHDENSSAPSCPVCGSSLNDIQSKKMIGCPSCFFYFQNDVTRIMREKSVSIIYTDDVPRELSAPIPQAADISELKNNLARAIEMEKYELAAYYRDKLNELKEQIKYDH, from the coding sequence ATGATGAAATGTAAATTATGCGGCACAGAAGGAGCAGAAGTTTTTGTACAGCAAATAGTACAGAATAAAATAAAAGAAATGTATATTTGTAGGGATTGTGCAGAAAAATACGGGCTTTACGCAAAAGATAATTCCAATATTGATAAGGCAATTTCTCATATTTTTTCTCATGAAGAAATTCTCAATAAAGAAAATTCCGCTCATGATGAAAACTCATCCGCGCCTTCTTGTCCCGTTTGCGGCTCTTCCTTAAATGATATTCAATCAAAAAAGATGATCGGCTGTCCAAGCTGTTTTTTTTATTTTCAAAATGATGTTACCCGTATTATGCGGGAAAAATCGGTTTCAATCATATATACTGATGACGTACCTCGGGAGCTTTCCGCCCCTATTCCGCAAGCAGCCGATATCTCCGAATTAAAAAATAATTTAGCGCGTGCCATAGAAATGGAAAAATATGAACTTGCCGCTTATTATCGAGATAAATTAAATGAGTTGAAGGAACAAATAAAATATGATCACTGA
- a CDS encoding uracil-DNA glycosylase — MTATEKLILYRFFKTSADYLRGYALSEEEPVFVDTEIAPAEAAQQDAAPAQNPSTEPHVLFQQAGQDSRFSTMADIAQAVHACRGCGLAATRIHAVPGEGPEELSRLQNSVEVMVIGEGPGADEDKTGRPFVGKAGQLLDKMLEAIQLSRKTNCYITNIVKCRPPQNRDPAPAECAACAQFLEAQIRLQKPLAILVFGRCAAQLLLNTTEGIGKLRGRFFDYNGIPLLATYHPSALLRDESLKRPAWEDLKKFRTQLLQLRAERV; from the coding sequence ATGACGGCAACGGAAAAATTAATACTGTACCGATTTTTTAAAACATCGGCCGATTATTTGCGCGGGTATGCGCTTTCGGAGGAAGAGCCTGTTTTTGTTGATACCGAAATTGCGCCTGCGGAAGCGGCTCAACAGGATGCCGCCCCTGCACAAAACCCGAGCACGGAACCGCACGTGCTTTTTCAGCAAGCAGGGCAAGACTCTCGCTTTTCGACTATGGCGGATATTGCGCAGGCGGTACATGCTTGTAGGGGCTGCGGACTTGCGGCAACGCGCATTCATGCGGTTCCGGGGGAAGGCCCCGAAGAACTTTCCCGCTTACAGAATTCGGTGGAAGTAATGGTTATCGGCGAGGGGCCGGGCGCGGATGAGGATAAAACCGGTAGGCCTTTTGTCGGCAAGGCAGGGCAGCTTTTGGATAAAATGCTTGAGGCTATTCAGTTGTCCAGAAAGACTAACTGTTACATCACCAATATTGTAAAATGCCGACCGCCTCAAAACAGGGATCCTGCGCCCGCTGAATGTGCAGCCTGTGCGCAGTTTCTTGAAGCTCAAATCCGTTTGCAAAAACCTTTGGCAATTCTTGTATTCGGACGATGTGCCGCACAACTCTTACTGAATACCACGGAAGGAATCGGAAAACTTCGCGGACGTTTTTTTGATTATAATGGAATACCTTTGTTGGCAACCTATCACCCGAGTGCTTTGCTTCGAGACGAAAGTTTAAAGCGCCCCGCATGGGAAGACTTAAAGAAATTCCGCACGCAGCTTTTGCAGCTGAGGGCTGAACGGGTATAA
- a CDS encoding ABC transporter ATP-binding protein — translation MNNPVLSVNNLYKSFTSASEDLHILTDLHLEIPSAAKIAITGESGCGKSTLLNIIGGMEAADSGKILAGSYNLLSLTEAELTEYRRHFLGLIFQFHYLLKDFTALENIMLPALIAGKNKKEIKERALSLIADVRLENRKDHFPAQLSGGERQRIAVARALINDPMLVLADEPTGNLDPQNAASVQDLLFSLTDKHGKTLLIVTHDPGIASMADSCYRLEHGKLVAV, via the coding sequence ATGAATAATCCGGTTCTTTCGGTAAACAATTTATATAAAAGTTTTACATCGGCATCCGAAGATTTACACATACTCACCGACTTACATTTGGAAATTCCTTCCGCCGCAAAAATTGCTATCACCGGAGAATCAGGCTGCGGAAAAAGCACCTTACTCAATATTATCGGAGGAATGGAAGCAGCCGATTCAGGGAAAATACTGGCCGGTTCGTATAATCTGCTTTCTCTTACTGAAGCTGAATTAACCGAATACCGTCGGCATTTTTTAGGTTTGATTTTTCAGTTTCATTATTTACTAAAAGACTTTACCGCTCTTGAAAACATTATGCTGCCCGCACTCATTGCGGGAAAAAATAAAAAAGAAATAAAAGAGCGGGCGCTTTCTCTGATTGCCGATGTACGGCTTGAAAACAGAAAAGATCATTTTCCCGCTCAACTTTCTGGTGGTGAACGGCAAAGGATTGCGGTTGCTCGAGCACTGATTAATGATCCGATGCTTGTTTTGGCGGATGAACCGACTGGTAACCTTGATCCGCAAAACGCCGCATCGGTTCAAGACCTGCTCTTTTCACTTACCGACAAACATGGCAAAACACTGTTAATTGTAACGCATGATCCGGGAATTGCTTCAATGGCGGATAGCTGCTATCGATTAGAGCACGGAAAGTTGGTGGCAGTATGA